A portion of the Bacillus sp. es.034 genome contains these proteins:
- a CDS encoding CapA family protein has protein sequence MNKKRMITGMILCIPFLLMIGFLLNRQYADWNTSSKGVEVNSLLHSTREVQASGKSIKANASIAAIGDILIHDTVYNDAKKQNGYDFTPMFSPIKDMLSAPDFLIANQESTPGGVELGVSSYPLFNSPQEVVKTLQEVGVDAVTTANNHSLDQGEKGLLNAIDYYGEISMPYVGSFKSPEDQSRIRTFNVNGIKFALLSYTYGTNGIPVPEGKEYLVNVIDEQKMIREIQKAKNLDVDLVVMSLHWGNEYQRFPTEEQQRLAKVLTNNGVDIIFGHHPHVLQPIQTYKTSDGREAVVIYSLGNFVSGQKDDFKDIGGMVTVQVEKTMNPAGSKITFPSIGFQPTFVSENHYKNYRIYPLDFARKNGMIAYTEEEMVSHMVNGVPE, from the coding sequence AGTATGCCGACTGGAACACCTCATCTAAAGGAGTTGAAGTAAATTCCCTCCTCCATTCGACCAGGGAGGTACAGGCATCGGGCAAATCAATCAAAGCCAATGCTTCCATCGCTGCAATCGGGGATATCCTCATTCATGATACCGTCTATAATGACGCAAAGAAACAAAATGGGTATGATTTTACACCGATGTTCTCACCCATTAAGGATATGCTTTCTGCACCGGATTTTCTGATTGCCAATCAGGAATCAACCCCGGGTGGTGTGGAACTTGGCGTTTCAAGCTACCCCCTATTCAACAGTCCCCAAGAAGTGGTTAAAACACTCCAGGAGGTTGGAGTGGATGCTGTGACCACTGCCAATAATCATTCGTTGGATCAGGGCGAAAAAGGTCTATTGAATGCGATTGATTATTATGGGGAGATATCGATGCCGTATGTCGGATCATTTAAAAGCCCGGAAGACCAAAGCCGGATACGTACATTTAATGTAAATGGAATCAAATTTGCCCTTCTTTCTTATACCTATGGTACAAATGGGATTCCTGTCCCTGAAGGAAAAGAGTATTTAGTTAATGTAATAGATGAACAAAAAATGATCCGGGAAATCCAGAAAGCCAAAAATCTGGACGTTGATTTAGTGGTCATGAGCCTTCACTGGGGAAATGAATATCAACGGTTCCCTACGGAGGAACAGCAGAGACTTGCCAAGGTGCTGACGAATAATGGGGTCGACATCATTTTCGGACACCATCCACATGTCCTGCAGCCGATCCAGACCTATAAAACGAGTGATGGACGGGAAGCGGTTGTCATTTATTCTCTTGGGAATTTCGTTTCCGGTCAAAAGGATGATTTCAAGGATATCGGTGGCATGGTGACGGTTCAGGTTGAGAAAACAATGAATCCGGCGGGTTCCAAAATCACCTTCCCTTCCATTGGATTCCAGCCTACTTTTGTATCAGAGAATCATTACAAAAACTACCGCATCTACCCTCTCGATTTTGCCAGAAAAAATGGCATGATTGCATACACGGAAGAGGAAATGGTATCCCATATGGTGAACGGGGTGCCGGAATAG
- a CDS encoding HesB/YadR/YfhF family protein — MNIHISEEALTWFKDEMLVEEGEQVRFYVRYGGSSPLHDGFSLGVNKDEPVDAGERIEIDKREFFIEEGDLWFFDGHDLYVEFDEKLQEPSYEYKK, encoded by the coding sequence ATGAACATACATATTTCAGAAGAAGCTCTTACGTGGTTTAAAGACGAGATGCTTGTGGAGGAAGGCGAACAAGTCCGTTTTTATGTACGATATGGAGGTTCCAGTCCTCTCCACGATGGTTTTTCATTAGGAGTGAACAAAGACGAACCAGTGGATGCTGGTGAACGGATCGAAATCGACAAACGGGAATTTTTTATAGAAGAAGGAGATTTGTGGTTCTTTGATGGCCATGATTTATATGTTGAGTTTGATGAAAAGCTTCAAGAACCATCATATGAGTACAAGAAGTAA
- a CDS encoding thioesterase family protein, with amino-acid sequence MQIAEKTIEVRYAETDQMGVVYHANYLVWMELGRTQLIEDLGFRYADIEKEGILSPVIDLNVSYKSPVRYGEKAFIKTWVEEYDGLRITYAYEIYNGQNQLAITGQSKHVCVKQENFRPISIRKMFPDWHDAYEKAKK; translated from the coding sequence ATGCAAATTGCAGAAAAAACCATTGAAGTGCGTTACGCAGAGACGGATCAAATGGGGGTTGTCTATCATGCAAACTACCTTGTCTGGATGGAGCTTGGTCGTACACAATTGATTGAAGATCTGGGCTTCAGATATGCGGATATCGAAAAAGAAGGAATTCTTTCCCCGGTCATTGACCTGAATGTAAGCTATAAGTCACCTGTTCGTTACGGTGAAAAAGCCTTTATTAAAACATGGGTAGAAGAATATGATGGACTCCGGATTACATATGCTTACGAAATTTATAACGGACAGAACCAACTGGCCATTACCGGGCAGTCGAAACATGTGTGCGTCAAGCAAGAGAATTTTCGTCCGATATCCATTCGGAAGATGTTCCCAGATTGGCACGACGCCTATGAAAAAGCAAAAAAATAA